In Erigeron canadensis isolate Cc75 chromosome 1, C_canadensis_v1, whole genome shotgun sequence, a single window of DNA contains:
- the LOC122609066 gene encoding ABC transporter G family member 22-like isoform X1 produces the protein MYKQANMEKLGTSSGIYRTQSDQLAKIVEGDAMKSFDITNEATKEVDSRPLSRKSSRSQVLASPGRGGISERNTYLKKGKSAQMKLELDDVGSGAALSRASSASLGFSFSLAGFTMPPDEIADSRPYSDDDIPEDIEAGMRKKFHTEPTLQISLKFTEVSYKIITKGVTSTVEKDILNGINGEVNPGEVLALMGPSGSGKTTLLSLLGGRLTKPAQGGSITYNDQPYSKLLKSRIGFVTQDDVLFPHLTVKETITYAALLRLPKTLTKQEKEKQAADVICELGLERCQDSMIGNSFVRGISGGERKRVSIGNEIIINPSLLFLDEPTSGLDSTTALRIIELLQDIAEAEKTVITTIHQPSSRLFHKFDKLILLGKGSLLYFGKASQAMDYFASIGCSPLISMNPAEFLLDLANGNMNDISVPYELEDKVHIGNSGRETRGGKPSPAIVHEYLVEACITNVSQETEKMLTSPTSVDQDTKSSVKSVRRGWGASWGEQYSILFWRGIKERRHDYFSWLRITQVVATAVILGLLWWQSQVHSPKDLQNQAGLLFFIAVFWAFFPVFTAIFTFPQERAMLKKEKAADMYRLSAYFMARITTDLPLDLLLPLLFLVIVYFMAGLTLTALSFFLTTLIVSLCIIAAQGLGLAIGAAMMDLNKATTLASVTVMAFMLAGGFFVKNVPIFISWLSYLSFNYHTYRLLLKVQYEHISHVIDGIELGSGLKEVVALVAMALGYRILAYISLRNTV, from the exons atgtataag CAAGCAAATATGGAGAAGCTGGGTACTAGTTCGGGCATATATAGAACGCAATCTGATCAACTAGCCAAGATAGTGGAGGGAGACGCAATGAAATCGTTTGACATAACAAACGAGGCTACTAAAGAAGTGGACAGCCGTCCACTTTCAAGAAAATCAAGCAGAAGTCAAGTGCTTGCCTCCCCGGGGCGAGGTGGTATTAGTGAAAGAAACACATACCTCAAGAAAGGGAAGAGCGCTCAAATGAAGTTAGAATTAGATGATGTTGGTAGTGGAGCCGCTTTAAGTCGAGCTTCAAGTGCTAGCCTAGGCTTTTCATTCTCACTTGCTGGATTCACAATGCCTCCTGATGAAATTGCAGATTCAAGACCTTACAGCGACGATGACATCC CCGAAGACATTGAAGCAGGCATGCGTAAAAAGTTCCATACTGAGCCTACCTTGCAAATCTCTCTAAAG TTTACGGAAGTGTCATACAAGATAATAACCAAAGGAGTGACTTCCACAGTAGAGAAGGATATTTTGAATGGGATAAATGGTGAGGTGAATCCAGGAGAAGTTTTGGCACTCATGGGGCCATCAGGGAGTGGAAAAACGACACTTCTAAGCTTGCTTGGAGGCCGATTGACAAAGCCAGCCCAAGGAGGATCAATCACTTATAATGACCAGCCATACTCAAAGTTACTAAAAAGCAG GATTGGGTTTGTCACTCAAGATGATGTTCTGTTTCCACACCTAACTGTGAAAGAAACAATAACGTATGCTGCTCTTTTACGACTACCTAAGACATTAACGAAAcaagagaaagaaaaacaagCAGCAGATGTCATTTGTGAACTTGGTTTGGAGAG GTGCCAAGATTCTATGATAGGCAACTCCTTTGTTAGGGGAATCTCGGGTGGAGAAAGAAAGCGTGTCTCCATTGGAAACGAAATCATAATCAACCCTTCACTCTTATTCCTTGATGAACCCACCTCTGGTTTGGATTCCACAACCGCTTTGAGAATCATAGAATTGTTACAAGACATAGCTGAG GCTGAGAAGACAGTGATTACCACGATTCACCAACCGTCAAGCAGACTTTTTCACAAGTTTGACAAGTTAATCCTACTTGGGAAAGGAAGTTTGTTGTATTTTGGAAAAGCCTCACAAGCCATGGATTATTTTGCATCGATAGGATGTTCTCCTTTAATTTCCATGAACCCAGCCGAATTCTTGTTAGATCTGGCTAATGGGAATATGAATGATATTTCTGTTCCATACGAATTAGAGGACAAAGTACACATAGGAAATTCAGGAAGAGAAACAAGGGGTGGGAAACCTTCTCCAGCAATTGTGCATGAG TATTTAGTAGAGGCTTGCATAACGAACGTATCTCAAGAAACGGAAAAGATGCTTACAAGCCCTACATCAGTAGATCAAGACACCAAGTCAAGCGTAAAGTCTGTGAGACGAGGTTGGGGAGCAAGCTGGGGAGAACAATACTCCATATTGTTCTGGAGAGGGATTAAAGAAAGGAGACATGATTATTTTAGCTGGTTGAGAATCACGCAAGTTGTGGCAACTGCAGTCATCTTGGGACTTCTTTGGTGGCAATCACAAGTTCATAGCCCAAAAGATCTGCAGAATCAG GCAGGGTTGCTTTTCTTCATTGCCGTGTTTTGGGCATTTTTCCCGGTTTTTACGGCAATTTTCACATTTCCTCAAGAAAGAGCAATGCTGAAAAAGGAAAAAGCAGCTGACATGTATAGGCTTAGTGCATATTTCATGGCAAGAATAACGACAGATCTTCCGCTTGATCTTCTTCTTCCGTTACTCTTCCTGGTGATAGTATATTTCATGGCAGGGCTTACACTAACGGCTCTGTCATTTTTCCTAACCACACTTATAGTCTCTCTGTGCATTATTGCCGCTCAG GGGCTTGGACTCGCTATCGGTGCTGCAATGATGGATTTGAATAAGGCAACTACTTTGGCCTCTGTGACTGTAATGGCTTTCATGTTGGCTGGTGGTTTTTTCGTGAAG AACGTTCCCATATTCATATCGTGGTTAAGTTATTTGTCCTTCAACTATCACACATACAGACTTCTTCTAAAGGTGCAATATGAACATATCAGTCATGTAATCGACGGGATAGAATTAGGCAGTGGGTTGAAGGAAGTTGTAGCCTTGGTAGCCATGGCTCTTGGCTATCGTATATTGGCATACATTTCTTTGCGAAATACAGTTTAG
- the LOC122609087 gene encoding uncharacterized protein LOC122609087 produces the protein MPKPQFVLRRSLEERRQLLQQHSSCRSGNRMAELAGGTTAEVAAVCCCFPCAVVDFMVLTMYKVPAGLCRNAMRRRRHRRLMVHRNSNGGGRSESSRIEDELLMHPAVVAAAERFMTPMAEDKDVVALENEMWEKFSERGFWRSPSRKE, from the coding sequence ATGCCGAAACCACAATTCGTTCTCCGCCGTTCCTTAGAAGAACGCCGCCAGTTATTACAACAACATTCCTCATGCCGATCCGGCAACCGCATGGCGGAGCTCGCCGGCGGTACCACGGCGGAGGTCGCCGCCGTATGCTGTTGTTTCCCTTGCGCCGTTGTTGATTTCATGGTTCTCACTATGTATAAAGTTCCGGCGGGTTTATGCAGGAACGCCATGCGTCGTCGCCGGCACCGGAGGTTGATGGTGCACCGGAATAGTAACGGCGGTGGTCGGAGTGAGAGTAGCAGGATCGAGGATGAGTTGTTGATGCATCcggcggtggtggcggcggcggaaCGGTTTATGACGCCCATGGCGGAGGATAAAGATGTGGTGGCGTTGGAAAATGAAATGTGGGAGAAGTTTTCGGAGCGTGGGTTCTGGAGAAGTCCGTCACGGAAAGAATGA
- the LOC122609066 gene encoding ABC transporter G family member 22-like isoform X4 encodes MGPSGSGKTTLLSLLGGRLTKPAQGGSITYNDQPYSKLLKSRIGFVTQDDVLFPHLTVKETITYAALLRLPKTLTKQEKEKQAADVICELGLERCQDSMIGNSFVRGISGGERKRVSIGNEIIINPSLLFLDEPTSGLDSTTALRIIELLQDIAEAEKTVITTIHQPSSRLFHKFDKLILLGKGSLLYFGKASQAMDYFASIGCSPLISMNPAEFLLDLANGNMNDISVPYELEDKVHIGNSGRETRGGKPSPAIVHEYLVEACITNVSQETEKMLTSPTSVDQDTKSSVKSVRRGWGASWGEQYSILFWRGIKERRHDYFSWLRITQVVATAVILGLLWWQSQVHSPKDLQNQAGLLFFIAVFWAFFPVFTAIFTFPQERAMLKKEKAADMYRLSAYFMARITTDLPLDLLLPLLFLVIVYFMAGLTLTALSFFLTTLIVSLCIIAAQGLGLAIGAAMMDLNKATTLASVTVMAFMLAGGFFVKNVPIFISWLSYLSFNYHTYRLLLKVQYEHISHVIDGIELGSGLKEVVALVAMALGYRILAYISLRNTV; translated from the exons ATGGGGCCATCAGGGAGTGGAAAAACGACACTTCTAAGCTTGCTTGGAGGCCGATTGACAAAGCCAGCCCAAGGAGGATCAATCACTTATAATGACCAGCCATACTCAAAGTTACTAAAAAGCAG GATTGGGTTTGTCACTCAAGATGATGTTCTGTTTCCACACCTAACTGTGAAAGAAACAATAACGTATGCTGCTCTTTTACGACTACCTAAGACATTAACGAAAcaagagaaagaaaaacaagCAGCAGATGTCATTTGTGAACTTGGTTTGGAGAG GTGCCAAGATTCTATGATAGGCAACTCCTTTGTTAGGGGAATCTCGGGTGGAGAAAGAAAGCGTGTCTCCATTGGAAACGAAATCATAATCAACCCTTCACTCTTATTCCTTGATGAACCCACCTCTGGTTTGGATTCCACAACCGCTTTGAGAATCATAGAATTGTTACAAGACATAGCTGAG GCTGAGAAGACAGTGATTACCACGATTCACCAACCGTCAAGCAGACTTTTTCACAAGTTTGACAAGTTAATCCTACTTGGGAAAGGAAGTTTGTTGTATTTTGGAAAAGCCTCACAAGCCATGGATTATTTTGCATCGATAGGATGTTCTCCTTTAATTTCCATGAACCCAGCCGAATTCTTGTTAGATCTGGCTAATGGGAATATGAATGATATTTCTGTTCCATACGAATTAGAGGACAAAGTACACATAGGAAATTCAGGAAGAGAAACAAGGGGTGGGAAACCTTCTCCAGCAATTGTGCATGAG TATTTAGTAGAGGCTTGCATAACGAACGTATCTCAAGAAACGGAAAAGATGCTTACAAGCCCTACATCAGTAGATCAAGACACCAAGTCAAGCGTAAAGTCTGTGAGACGAGGTTGGGGAGCAAGCTGGGGAGAACAATACTCCATATTGTTCTGGAGAGGGATTAAAGAAAGGAGACATGATTATTTTAGCTGGTTGAGAATCACGCAAGTTGTGGCAACTGCAGTCATCTTGGGACTTCTTTGGTGGCAATCACAAGTTCATAGCCCAAAAGATCTGCAGAATCAG GCAGGGTTGCTTTTCTTCATTGCCGTGTTTTGGGCATTTTTCCCGGTTTTTACGGCAATTTTCACATTTCCTCAAGAAAGAGCAATGCTGAAAAAGGAAAAAGCAGCTGACATGTATAGGCTTAGTGCATATTTCATGGCAAGAATAACGACAGATCTTCCGCTTGATCTTCTTCTTCCGTTACTCTTCCTGGTGATAGTATATTTCATGGCAGGGCTTACACTAACGGCTCTGTCATTTTTCCTAACCACACTTATAGTCTCTCTGTGCATTATTGCCGCTCAG GGGCTTGGACTCGCTATCGGTGCTGCAATGATGGATTTGAATAAGGCAACTACTTTGGCCTCTGTGACTGTAATGGCTTTCATGTTGGCTGGTGGTTTTTTCGTGAAG AACGTTCCCATATTCATATCGTGGTTAAGTTATTTGTCCTTCAACTATCACACATACAGACTTCTTCTAAAGGTGCAATATGAACATATCAGTCATGTAATCGACGGGATAGAATTAGGCAGTGGGTTGAAGGAAGTTGTAGCCTTGGTAGCCATGGCTCTTGGCTATCGTATATTGGCATACATTTCTTTGCGAAATACAGTTTAG
- the LOC122602002 gene encoding E3 ubiquitin-protein ligase RHF2A-like: MEEVQKMEEGKSKSHLISPAAFVEGGIQEACEDSCSICLEGFCDNDPGTVTSCKHEFHLQCILEWCQRSSNCPMCWQAISLKDPSSQELLEAVEHERRVRFNPPRTSTIFHHPTLGDFELQHLPVGVNDSELEDRIIQHLAAAAAMGRTHHVGRREGSRNRSAAHSRPQFLVFSTNPNAPPAVAVSASSGSVQVQAEPVDEPTAVDSPRASALYTGRGGGTVQHTLTSGRTNTSDSQHGTSVIHRSSGSVSSPPDQDRAGPSEMQTPSDTWKSKFSAISTRYKESLSKSTRGWKDKLFNKSPSMSSIGSEVRREVNAGIANMSRMIERLEVQDNNSEVHDHDSPASNLAEQVSDAGGSNHNRIEIAGAHGGLN, from the exons ATGGAGGAG GTTCAAAAAATGGAAGAAGGGAAGAGCAAGAGTCATTTAATTTCGCCTGCAGCTTTTGTTGAAGGAGGTATACAAGAAGCTTGTGAGGATTCGTGTAGCATTTGCCTCGAAGGTTTCTGTGATAATGATCCTGGAACG GTGACAAGCTGCAAGCACGAGTTTCATCTTCAATGTATTCTTGAATG GTGTCAAAGGAGCTCGAATTGTCCTATGTGTTGGCAAGCGATTAGTCTAAAAGATCCATCTAG TCAAGAGTTATTGGAGGCGGTAGAACATGAAAGGCGGGTCAGATTCAACCCACCAAGAACTTCCACAATATTTCATCACCCCACACTTGGGGATTTTGAATTGCAACAT TTGCCAGTGGGTGTGAATGACAGTGAACTTGAGGACCGAATCATCCAACATCTGGCGGCTGCAGCTGCCATGGGTCGCACCCATCATGTGGGTAGAAGGGAAGGTTCAAGGAACCGGTCAGCAGCTCATAGTCGTCCACAGTTCTTGGTGTTTTCCACAAACCCTAATGCACCTCCAGCTGTTGCCGTTTCGGCTTCTAGTGGTTCCGTTCAAGTGCAAGCAGAACCAGTTGATGAACCGACTGCTGTTGACTCACCTAGGGCATCAGCCTTATATACAGGTCGTGGGGGTGGGACGGTCCAACATACATTGACATCTGGAAGGACTAACACCTCAGATAGTCAACATGGGACGTCAGTTATTCACAG GAGCTCAGGTAGCGTATCTTCACCGCCTGATCAAGATAGAGCAGGGCCATCAGAAATGCAAACACCTTCAGATACATGGAAATCTAAGTTCAGTGCTATTTCAACAAG ATATAAAGAATCACTATCGAAGAGTACAAGAGGGTGGAAAGATAAACTTTTTAACAAGAGTCCATCTATGTCGAGTATTGGGTCAGAAGTAAGGAGAGAGGTTAACGCTGGAATTGCTAATATGTCGCGGATGATTGAGCGGCTTGAAGTTCAAGATAATAATAGTGAAGTTCATGATCATGATTCTCCAGCCAGTAATTTAGCTGAACAGGTTTCAGATGCAGGGGGAAGTAACCATAATCGCATTGAGATAGCTGGTGCACATGGTGGTTTAAACTAG
- the LOC122609066 gene encoding ABC transporter G family member 22-like isoform X3, protein MVHNPPNFKAEDIEAGMRKKFHTEPTLQISLKFTEVSYKIITKGVTSTVEKDILNGINGEVNPGEVLALMGPSGSGKTTLLSLLGGRLTKPAQGGSITYNDQPYSKLLKSRIGFVTQDDVLFPHLTVKETITYAALLRLPKTLTKQEKEKQAADVICELGLERCQDSMIGNSFVRGISGGERKRVSIGNEIIINPSLLFLDEPTSGLDSTTALRIIELLQDIAEAEKTVITTIHQPSSRLFHKFDKLILLGKGSLLYFGKASQAMDYFASIGCSPLISMNPAEFLLDLANGNMNDISVPYELEDKVHIGNSGRETRGGKPSPAIVHEYLVEACITNVSQETEKMLTSPTSVDQDTKSSVKSVRRGWGASWGEQYSILFWRGIKERRHDYFSWLRITQVVATAVILGLLWWQSQVHSPKDLQNQAGLLFFIAVFWAFFPVFTAIFTFPQERAMLKKEKAADMYRLSAYFMARITTDLPLDLLLPLLFLVIVYFMAGLTLTALSFFLTTLIVSLCIIAAQGLGLAIGAAMMDLNKATTLASVTVMAFMLAGGFFVKNVPIFISWLSYLSFNYHTYRLLLKVQYEHISHVIDGIELGSGLKEVVALVAMALGYRILAYISLRNTV, encoded by the exons ATGGTACATAATCCTCCTAATTTCAAGG CCGAAGACATTGAAGCAGGCATGCGTAAAAAGTTCCATACTGAGCCTACCTTGCAAATCTCTCTAAAG TTTACGGAAGTGTCATACAAGATAATAACCAAAGGAGTGACTTCCACAGTAGAGAAGGATATTTTGAATGGGATAAATGGTGAGGTGAATCCAGGAGAAGTTTTGGCACTCATGGGGCCATCAGGGAGTGGAAAAACGACACTTCTAAGCTTGCTTGGAGGCCGATTGACAAAGCCAGCCCAAGGAGGATCAATCACTTATAATGACCAGCCATACTCAAAGTTACTAAAAAGCAG GATTGGGTTTGTCACTCAAGATGATGTTCTGTTTCCACACCTAACTGTGAAAGAAACAATAACGTATGCTGCTCTTTTACGACTACCTAAGACATTAACGAAAcaagagaaagaaaaacaagCAGCAGATGTCATTTGTGAACTTGGTTTGGAGAG GTGCCAAGATTCTATGATAGGCAACTCCTTTGTTAGGGGAATCTCGGGTGGAGAAAGAAAGCGTGTCTCCATTGGAAACGAAATCATAATCAACCCTTCACTCTTATTCCTTGATGAACCCACCTCTGGTTTGGATTCCACAACCGCTTTGAGAATCATAGAATTGTTACAAGACATAGCTGAG GCTGAGAAGACAGTGATTACCACGATTCACCAACCGTCAAGCAGACTTTTTCACAAGTTTGACAAGTTAATCCTACTTGGGAAAGGAAGTTTGTTGTATTTTGGAAAAGCCTCACAAGCCATGGATTATTTTGCATCGATAGGATGTTCTCCTTTAATTTCCATGAACCCAGCCGAATTCTTGTTAGATCTGGCTAATGGGAATATGAATGATATTTCTGTTCCATACGAATTAGAGGACAAAGTACACATAGGAAATTCAGGAAGAGAAACAAGGGGTGGGAAACCTTCTCCAGCAATTGTGCATGAG TATTTAGTAGAGGCTTGCATAACGAACGTATCTCAAGAAACGGAAAAGATGCTTACAAGCCCTACATCAGTAGATCAAGACACCAAGTCAAGCGTAAAGTCTGTGAGACGAGGTTGGGGAGCAAGCTGGGGAGAACAATACTCCATATTGTTCTGGAGAGGGATTAAAGAAAGGAGACATGATTATTTTAGCTGGTTGAGAATCACGCAAGTTGTGGCAACTGCAGTCATCTTGGGACTTCTTTGGTGGCAATCACAAGTTCATAGCCCAAAAGATCTGCAGAATCAG GCAGGGTTGCTTTTCTTCATTGCCGTGTTTTGGGCATTTTTCCCGGTTTTTACGGCAATTTTCACATTTCCTCAAGAAAGAGCAATGCTGAAAAAGGAAAAAGCAGCTGACATGTATAGGCTTAGTGCATATTTCATGGCAAGAATAACGACAGATCTTCCGCTTGATCTTCTTCTTCCGTTACTCTTCCTGGTGATAGTATATTTCATGGCAGGGCTTACACTAACGGCTCTGTCATTTTTCCTAACCACACTTATAGTCTCTCTGTGCATTATTGCCGCTCAG GGGCTTGGACTCGCTATCGGTGCTGCAATGATGGATTTGAATAAGGCAACTACTTTGGCCTCTGTGACTGTAATGGCTTTCATGTTGGCTGGTGGTTTTTTCGTGAAG AACGTTCCCATATTCATATCGTGGTTAAGTTATTTGTCCTTCAACTATCACACATACAGACTTCTTCTAAAGGTGCAATATGAACATATCAGTCATGTAATCGACGGGATAGAATTAGGCAGTGGGTTGAAGGAAGTTGTAGCCTTGGTAGCCATGGCTCTTGGCTATCGTATATTGGCATACATTTCTTTGCGAAATACAGTTTAG
- the LOC122609066 gene encoding ABC transporter G family member 22-like isoform X2, whose protein sequence is MEKLGTSSGIYRTQSDQLAKIVEGDAMKSFDITNEATKEVDSRPLSRKSSRSQVLASPGRGGISERNTYLKKGKSAQMKLELDDVGSGAALSRASSASLGFSFSLAGFTMPPDEIADSRPYSDDDIPEDIEAGMRKKFHTEPTLQISLKFTEVSYKIITKGVTSTVEKDILNGINGEVNPGEVLALMGPSGSGKTTLLSLLGGRLTKPAQGGSITYNDQPYSKLLKSRIGFVTQDDVLFPHLTVKETITYAALLRLPKTLTKQEKEKQAADVICELGLERCQDSMIGNSFVRGISGGERKRVSIGNEIIINPSLLFLDEPTSGLDSTTALRIIELLQDIAEAEKTVITTIHQPSSRLFHKFDKLILLGKGSLLYFGKASQAMDYFASIGCSPLISMNPAEFLLDLANGNMNDISVPYELEDKVHIGNSGRETRGGKPSPAIVHEYLVEACITNVSQETEKMLTSPTSVDQDTKSSVKSVRRGWGASWGEQYSILFWRGIKERRHDYFSWLRITQVVATAVILGLLWWQSQVHSPKDLQNQAGLLFFIAVFWAFFPVFTAIFTFPQERAMLKKEKAADMYRLSAYFMARITTDLPLDLLLPLLFLVIVYFMAGLTLTALSFFLTTLIVSLCIIAAQGLGLAIGAAMMDLNKATTLASVTVMAFMLAGGFFVKNVPIFISWLSYLSFNYHTYRLLLKVQYEHISHVIDGIELGSGLKEVVALVAMALGYRILAYISLRNTV, encoded by the exons ATGGAGAAGCTGGGTACTAGTTCGGGCATATATAGAACGCAATCTGATCAACTAGCCAAGATAGTGGAGGGAGACGCAATGAAATCGTTTGACATAACAAACGAGGCTACTAAAGAAGTGGACAGCCGTCCACTTTCAAGAAAATCAAGCAGAAGTCAAGTGCTTGCCTCCCCGGGGCGAGGTGGTATTAGTGAAAGAAACACATACCTCAAGAAAGGGAAGAGCGCTCAAATGAAGTTAGAATTAGATGATGTTGGTAGTGGAGCCGCTTTAAGTCGAGCTTCAAGTGCTAGCCTAGGCTTTTCATTCTCACTTGCTGGATTCACAATGCCTCCTGATGAAATTGCAGATTCAAGACCTTACAGCGACGATGACATCC CCGAAGACATTGAAGCAGGCATGCGTAAAAAGTTCCATACTGAGCCTACCTTGCAAATCTCTCTAAAG TTTACGGAAGTGTCATACAAGATAATAACCAAAGGAGTGACTTCCACAGTAGAGAAGGATATTTTGAATGGGATAAATGGTGAGGTGAATCCAGGAGAAGTTTTGGCACTCATGGGGCCATCAGGGAGTGGAAAAACGACACTTCTAAGCTTGCTTGGAGGCCGATTGACAAAGCCAGCCCAAGGAGGATCAATCACTTATAATGACCAGCCATACTCAAAGTTACTAAAAAGCAG GATTGGGTTTGTCACTCAAGATGATGTTCTGTTTCCACACCTAACTGTGAAAGAAACAATAACGTATGCTGCTCTTTTACGACTACCTAAGACATTAACGAAAcaagagaaagaaaaacaagCAGCAGATGTCATTTGTGAACTTGGTTTGGAGAG GTGCCAAGATTCTATGATAGGCAACTCCTTTGTTAGGGGAATCTCGGGTGGAGAAAGAAAGCGTGTCTCCATTGGAAACGAAATCATAATCAACCCTTCACTCTTATTCCTTGATGAACCCACCTCTGGTTTGGATTCCACAACCGCTTTGAGAATCATAGAATTGTTACAAGACATAGCTGAG GCTGAGAAGACAGTGATTACCACGATTCACCAACCGTCAAGCAGACTTTTTCACAAGTTTGACAAGTTAATCCTACTTGGGAAAGGAAGTTTGTTGTATTTTGGAAAAGCCTCACAAGCCATGGATTATTTTGCATCGATAGGATGTTCTCCTTTAATTTCCATGAACCCAGCCGAATTCTTGTTAGATCTGGCTAATGGGAATATGAATGATATTTCTGTTCCATACGAATTAGAGGACAAAGTACACATAGGAAATTCAGGAAGAGAAACAAGGGGTGGGAAACCTTCTCCAGCAATTGTGCATGAG TATTTAGTAGAGGCTTGCATAACGAACGTATCTCAAGAAACGGAAAAGATGCTTACAAGCCCTACATCAGTAGATCAAGACACCAAGTCAAGCGTAAAGTCTGTGAGACGAGGTTGGGGAGCAAGCTGGGGAGAACAATACTCCATATTGTTCTGGAGAGGGATTAAAGAAAGGAGACATGATTATTTTAGCTGGTTGAGAATCACGCAAGTTGTGGCAACTGCAGTCATCTTGGGACTTCTTTGGTGGCAATCACAAGTTCATAGCCCAAAAGATCTGCAGAATCAG GCAGGGTTGCTTTTCTTCATTGCCGTGTTTTGGGCATTTTTCCCGGTTTTTACGGCAATTTTCACATTTCCTCAAGAAAGAGCAATGCTGAAAAAGGAAAAAGCAGCTGACATGTATAGGCTTAGTGCATATTTCATGGCAAGAATAACGACAGATCTTCCGCTTGATCTTCTTCTTCCGTTACTCTTCCTGGTGATAGTATATTTCATGGCAGGGCTTACACTAACGGCTCTGTCATTTTTCCTAACCACACTTATAGTCTCTCTGTGCATTATTGCCGCTCAG GGGCTTGGACTCGCTATCGGTGCTGCAATGATGGATTTGAATAAGGCAACTACTTTGGCCTCTGTGACTGTAATGGCTTTCATGTTGGCTGGTGGTTTTTTCGTGAAG AACGTTCCCATATTCATATCGTGGTTAAGTTATTTGTCCTTCAACTATCACACATACAGACTTCTTCTAAAGGTGCAATATGAACATATCAGTCATGTAATCGACGGGATAGAATTAGGCAGTGGGTTGAAGGAAGTTGTAGCCTTGGTAGCCATGGCTCTTGGCTATCGTATATTGGCATACATTTCTTTGCGAAATACAGTTTAG